Proteins encoded within one genomic window of Nomia melanderi isolate GNS246 chromosome 8, iyNomMela1, whole genome shotgun sequence:
- the LOC143174804 gene encoding uncharacterized protein LOC143174804, producing MDYGVPQGSVLGPLLWYNRVLRALLPDGATLVYYADDTLVVTVGKWLGRTIRRAEIAVAAVVARFRDLGLRIDPCKTEAVCLNGRPRSRLLTRSWIRAGGACVEVGPSMKYLRIHLDSHWSFEKHLDRLVPRVERTAASLGHLLPNLGGPGDRVAPPLYGRGAVDGPIWISHLGRYRDEDVRAIREYHTTFTLAALTLAGGIPSEIQAAVRAYVYHRSRTVGRVRGVPPEPETVEASELQAWRCVHRRWRGEFSLHAYKRVVRALLPHLDGGLPPLRRGGGLGAAHTGGVPRLFSAAPSPNGRHWG from the coding sequence ATGGACTATGGGGTCCCGCAGGGGTCGGTCCTAGGACCGCTCCTGTGGTATAACAGGGTACTGCGGGCCTTGCTTCCCGACGGCGCCACCTTGGTGTATTACGCAGATGACACTTTGGTGGTGACCGTCGGGAAGTGGCTTGGGAGGACCATCCGCCGAGCGGAAATCGCGGTGGCAGCCGTCGTCGCGCGGTTCCGTGACCTGGGTCTGAGGATAGACCCTTGCAAGACCGAAGCCGTCTGTCTCAACGGGCGGCCTCGGTCAAGACTTCTCACAAGGTCGTGGATCCGAGCAGGTGGAGCCTGCGTCGAGGTGGGCCCCAGTATGAAATATCTGAGGATACACCTCGACAGCCACTGGAGTTTCGAGAAGCACCTTGACCGTCTGGTCCCCCGAGTGGAGCGGACGGCTGCCTCTTTGGGCCATCTCCTACCGAATCTCGGGGGACCCGGAGACAGGGTTGCGCCGCCTTTATATGGGCGTGGTGCGGTCGATGGCCCTATATGGATCTCCCATCTGGGCCGCTACAGGGATGAGGACGTTAGGGCCATTAGGGAGTACCACACCACGTTCACGCTGGCTGCGCTGACTCTGGCGGGGGGGATACCCTCTGAGATACAGGCCGCGGTGCGCGCCTATGTTTATCATAGGTCGCGCACCGTTGGCAGGGTTCGAGGGGTCCCGCCAGAGCCCGAGACGGTCGAAGCGTCCGAACTCCAGGCCTGGCGATGCGTTCACAGAAGATGGCGTGGAGAGTTTTCTCTCCATGCGTACAAACGCGTCGTCCGGGCTCTTCTGCCACACCTGGACGGCGGCTTGCCACCATTGCGGCGAGGAGGAGGACTCGGCGCAGCACACACTGGAGGCGTGCCCCGCCTTTTCAGCGCTGCACCGAGTCCTAACGGACGTCATTGGGGGTGA